Proteins encoded together in one Planctomyces sp. SH-PL14 window:
- a CDS encoding NAD(P)/FAD-dependent oxidoreductase, whose protein sequence is MGGAAHASGGGHGHDQHNGHGNGGHGHGGHGHGPAIVRHRDPGNRVVIVGGGVVGSACAYYLRQAGKEVTIVERAQFGRGASHANCGYVSPSHVLPLNKPGAIQKTLKSMFDRTSAFYLKPRIDFSLFGWMMRFASKCNKKDMIEAGHALNPILQSSAELYKELLASELQETEHEAKGMLFVFKTEKMLAEYDAVDALLREHFGVGARRIGGDELHRMEPALQPGLAGAYFYDIDSHLRPDRLMGAWRRTLESHGVTILENRPVKQIRKENGSARAIVTDQGEIEGDTFIFAMGAWTPKLSTELGCAIPVQPGKGYSITMARPEPCPAYPMILEEYHVAVTPFASGYRLGSTMEFAGYNDKLNRGRLDMLRRGAKEYLVAPTAEPVQEEWFGWRPMCADSVPIIGRTPGLDNTYLATGHSMLGVTLAPATGKLVSELVLGEKPHIDPEPYRVTRFG, encoded by the coding sequence ATGGGCGGTGCAGCACACGCATCCGGGGGCGGACACGGGCACGATCAGCACAACGGTCACGGGAATGGGGGGCATGGCCACGGCGGTCACGGCCACGGTCCCGCGATCGTTCGCCACCGCGATCCGGGGAACCGGGTCGTGATCGTCGGCGGGGGCGTGGTCGGCTCGGCCTGTGCCTACTACCTGCGGCAGGCGGGCAAAGAGGTGACGATCGTCGAGCGGGCCCAGTTCGGCCGCGGCGCGTCGCACGCCAACTGCGGGTACGTCAGCCCCAGCCACGTCCTGCCGCTCAACAAGCCGGGCGCGATCCAGAAGACGCTGAAGTCGATGTTCGACAGGACGTCGGCCTTCTACCTCAAGCCGCGGATCGATTTTTCGCTCTTCGGCTGGATGATGCGGTTCGCCTCCAAGTGCAACAAGAAGGACATGATCGAGGCGGGGCACGCCCTGAACCCGATCCTCCAGTCTTCCGCCGAGCTTTACAAAGAGCTCCTTGCCTCCGAACTCCAGGAGACCGAGCACGAGGCGAAGGGGATGCTGTTCGTCTTCAAGACGGAGAAGATGCTGGCCGAGTACGACGCCGTCGACGCCCTGCTGCGGGAGCACTTCGGCGTCGGCGCCCGGCGGATCGGCGGGGACGAGCTGCACCGCATGGAGCCGGCCCTTCAGCCGGGTCTCGCGGGGGCCTACTTCTACGACATCGACTCGCACCTGCGGCCGGACCGCCTGATGGGGGCCTGGCGGCGGACGCTCGAAAGCCACGGGGTCACGATCCTCGAGAACCGCCCGGTGAAGCAGATCCGCAAGGAGAACGGTTCCGCCCGGGCGATCGTCACCGACCAGGGGGAGATCGAAGGGGACACCTTCATCTTCGCGATGGGGGCCTGGACCCCCAAGCTGAGCACGGAGCTCGGCTGCGCGATCCCGGTTCAGCCGGGGAAGGGATACTCGATCACGATGGCCCGTCCGGAGCCCTGCCCGGCGTATCCGATGATCCTGGAGGAGTACCACGTTGCCGTGACGCCGTTCGCCTCCGGCTACCGCCTGGGCTCGACGATGGAGTTTGCCGGCTACAACGACAAACTGAACCGCGGCCGGCTCGACATGCTCCGCCGCGGGGCGAAGGAGTACCTCGTAGCCCCGACAGCCGAGCCGGTCCAGGAGGAGTGGTTCGGCTGGCGTCCGATGTGCGCCGACAGCGTGCCGATCATCGGCCGCACGCCGGGCCTCGACAACACGTATCTGGCGACAGGCCACAGTATGCTCGGCGTGACGCTCGCGCCGGCGACCGGGAAGCTCGTTTCGGAGCTGGTGCTGGGAGAGAAGCCGCACATTGATCCGGAGCCCTACCGGGTGACACGGTTCGGGTAG
- a CDS encoding ABC transporter permease: MSPTATSPVTAPPASTAGSIVVHKSPGFWAETWKRFRRRKLAMAALVSVILLCLVAILSPAIAGTRPVVCKYKGQLYFPCLYYFNTSWQNPIFTKDRFRGKFHQALKDKDPESWAIWPLSFNDPYYAVQGDMWPDRPANPNQNNGHPSAQNWLGTDQTGVDVFAKLVHGTRTALVVGFISMGIAAAIGITLGAIGGYAGGWTDMIISRFTEVVICIPTLVLIIALMALLKEPTIWHMMAIIGLTGWTSISRLTRAEFLRLRESDFVAAARVVGAGHLRIIFRHILPNAMAPVLVPITFGIAGAIFIENALTFLGFGPPPPTTSWGDLLKDGRSNYDLWWLIVFPGMAVFFTVLCYNLIGEGIQAATDPRLRDGRK, encoded by the coding sequence ATGAGTCCCACCGCCACTTCTCCTGTCACTGCCCCCCCGGCCTCGACCGCCGGTTCGATCGTCGTTCACAAGTCCCCCGGCTTCTGGGCGGAGACCTGGAAACGTTTTCGTCGCCGCAAGCTCGCGATGGCGGCGCTCGTCAGCGTCATTCTCCTGTGCCTCGTCGCGATCCTGTCGCCGGCGATCGCGGGCACGCGGCCGGTCGTCTGCAAATACAAGGGGCAGCTTTACTTCCCCTGCCTGTACTACTTCAACACGAGCTGGCAGAACCCGATCTTCACCAAGGACCGCTTCCGCGGGAAGTTCCATCAGGCACTGAAGGACAAGGACCCCGAGAGCTGGGCGATCTGGCCCCTCTCGTTCAACGATCCGTACTATGCCGTTCAGGGGGACATGTGGCCCGACCGGCCCGCCAACCCCAACCAGAACAACGGCCACCCCAGCGCCCAGAACTGGCTCGGGACGGACCAGACGGGTGTCGACGTCTTCGCGAAGCTCGTTCACGGGACCCGCACGGCGCTCGTGGTCGGATTCATTTCGATGGGGATTGCGGCGGCGATCGGGATTACGCTGGGGGCCATCGGCGGGTACGCCGGCGGCTGGACCGACATGATTATCAGCCGCTTCACCGAAGTGGTGATCTGCATTCCGACACTGGTCCTGATCATCGCCCTGATGGCGCTGCTCAAGGAGCCTACGATCTGGCACATGATGGCCATCATCGGCCTGACCGGCTGGACGAGCATCTCGCGCCTGACGCGGGCCGAGTTTCTACGTCTGCGGGAATCGGATTTCGTCGCGGCGGCCCGCGTGGTCGGCGCCGGGCATCTGCGGATCATCTTCCGCCACATCCTGCCGAACGCGATGGCTCCCGTCCTTGTGCCGATCACGTTCGGCATTGCGGGCGCGATCTTCATCGAGAACGCCCTGACGTTTCTCGGTTTCGGCCCGCCGCCGCCGACGACGAGTTGGGGAGACCTCCTGAAGGACGGCCGGTCCAACTACGACTTGTGGTGGCTGATCGTCTTCCCGGGGATGGCCGTCTTCTTTACGGTCCTTTGTTACAACCTGATTGGCGAAGGGATCCAGGCGGCGACGGATCCGCGGCTCCGGGATGGGCGGAAGTGA
- a CDS encoding ABC transporter permease codes for MFEFLVRRLLIGVFTLLCITFLLYALLRFMPGTPLTLSLSEVDPTKTISLEQLEQLKKVYGLDKPFYEAYFDWLKQLAQGDLGSSFSHKKPVARLIGERIGPTLFLSITSLLVAYFGAIPIGLFVAARSGTRVERGISTGLYMLYSFPNFVAALLLQMWVALKMGWFPLFGIVSDNYESLSTFGKVKDQFWHLMLPMVCYTYATLAYDSRFINANLQEVVRQDYIRTAKAKGLTGWTIMFRHAFRNTLIPLITSIGLMLPSLVSGAVIIEQIFNWPGIGRMFFESITARDYPLLMGLLLMFSVMTVIGQLMADILYAMVDPRVRLGDR; via the coding sequence ATGTTCGAGTTCCTTGTCCGACGTCTGCTGATCGGGGTCTTCACCCTGCTTTGCATCACGTTCCTGCTGTACGCCCTGCTGCGGTTCATGCCGGGGACCCCCCTGACACTGAGCCTCTCCGAGGTTGACCCGACCAAGACGATCAGCCTCGAGCAGCTCGAGCAGCTCAAGAAGGTCTATGGCCTCGACAAGCCGTTCTACGAAGCGTACTTCGACTGGCTGAAGCAGCTGGCGCAGGGGGACCTGGGAAGCTCGTTCTCCCACAAGAAGCCGGTCGCCCGCCTGATCGGAGAGCGGATCGGGCCGACGCTCTTCCTGTCGATCACGTCGCTGCTCGTCGCCTACTTTGGCGCAATCCCGATCGGACTGTTTGTCGCGGCCCGGTCGGGAACCCGCGTGGAACGGGGGATCAGCACCGGACTCTACATGCTCTATTCGTTTCCCAACTTCGTGGCCGCCCTGCTGCTGCAGATGTGGGTGGCCCTCAAGATGGGATGGTTTCCGCTGTTCGGCATCGTGAGCGACAACTACGAGTCGCTCTCCACGTTCGGCAAGGTCAAGGACCAGTTCTGGCACCTCATGCTGCCGATGGTCTGCTACACGTACGCGACCCTGGCCTACGACTCCCGGTTCATCAACGCCAATCTCCAGGAAGTGGTCCGGCAGGACTACATCCGGACCGCCAAGGCCAAGGGGCTCACAGGCTGGACGATCATGTTCCGGCACGCCTTTCGGAACACCCTGATTCCGCTCATCACGTCGATCGGCCTGATGCTTCCCTCTCTCGTGAGCGGGGCGGTCATCATCGAGCAGATCTTCAACTGGCCCGGCATCGGACGCATGTTTTTCGAGTCGATCACGGCCCGCGACTATCCGCTTCTGATGGGACTGCTCCTGATGTTCTCGGTCATGACCGTCATCGGTCAGCTCATGGCAGACATCCTGTATGCCATGGTCGATCCCCGTGTCCGTCTGGGGGATCGCTGA
- a CDS encoding ABC transporter substrate-binding protein: protein MRMMRRRLVALGLLSGFLVPLIGCDSPSPPAAPPSSSALSDKEPSAAPPKSGDSPPPAAPMSETAAPAADPSGGKVTIFKQTEKVPPLEELEKRVEWGDSPIVDYRKHLADYLATKPQKTSAADALKLRNTSAEINAQILDGLGRPPAAEGDLDDTTPFNRHIPADIKSTNPLMQSSVYEGYLLNLTGIGFFSFDWKLEPGAVSDTVVSWQTSKDKLYDKVVMRSDLTWSDGKPITAHDVVFTYEVIMTDDIPIPAVRTGMEKIKWVHAYDDHTFVIAHRESLVTNVWNMNFPVIPKHVYEKTIPEDKTLVSSPAHVKLEDEPVVGGAYRIVKRLKGQEILLERREEYYMQNGKQIREKPRFKTVRLRVLEDRNTALLAFKNGDIEDIELQPNQWVTQTTDDEFYRLGTKVRGTEWTYYYFGWNTKTPFFSDARVRKAMSYAMDYRELLEDLTYGLYEQSVGEFHPTSWMAPATPRTPYKQDLDKAEDLLDEAGWVDNDNDGVREKVIGGKKVKFEFEIMCANDDLRIKTCTILKKNLENIGVRCNVRPTEFTVLQEKAQKHEFEAQFAGWGTGTDPSTTENLWKTGEQRNYTQYSNPEVDKLFDEGRKEFDLEKRKAVYRKIDEILWEEQPYTWLYYRSSFYGFNKRLRGYMFSPRGPYSYSPGVDAFWAVK from the coding sequence ATGCGAATGATGAGACGGCGGCTCGTTGCTCTCGGACTTCTCTCCGGTTTTCTCGTCCCGCTCATCGGCTGCGACTCGCCGTCCCCTCCGGCAGCTCCCCCTTCTTCGTCCGCTCTGTCGGACAAGGAGCCCTCCGCCGCTCCCCCCAAGTCCGGGGATTCGCCGCCGCCCGCCGCCCCGATGTCCGAGACCGCGGCTCCCGCGGCTGACCCGTCGGGCGGAAAGGTGACGATCTTCAAACAGACCGAGAAGGTTCCCCCTCTCGAAGAACTGGAAAAGAGGGTCGAGTGGGGCGACAGCCCGATCGTCGACTACCGCAAGCATCTCGCGGACTACCTCGCGACGAAGCCCCAGAAGACCTCGGCGGCGGACGCCCTCAAGCTGCGGAACACGAGCGCCGAGATCAACGCCCAGATCTTGGACGGCCTGGGACGCCCCCCGGCCGCGGAAGGAGACCTCGACGACACAACGCCGTTCAACCGGCATATTCCGGCGGACATCAAGTCGACCAATCCGCTGATGCAGAGTTCGGTCTACGAAGGCTATCTCCTGAACCTGACCGGGATCGGGTTCTTCTCCTTCGACTGGAAACTTGAGCCCGGCGCGGTCTCCGACACGGTCGTCTCCTGGCAGACCAGCAAGGACAAGCTGTACGACAAGGTCGTGATGCGGAGCGACCTGACTTGGAGCGACGGCAAGCCGATCACGGCTCATGACGTCGTCTTCACCTACGAAGTCATCATGACGGACGACATTCCGATTCCGGCGGTCCGGACCGGGATGGAGAAGATCAAGTGGGTCCACGCCTATGACGACCACACGTTCGTCATCGCCCACCGGGAGTCGCTCGTCACGAACGTCTGGAACATGAACTTCCCCGTCATCCCGAAGCACGTCTATGAGAAGACGATTCCGGAAGACAAGACGCTCGTCAGCTCTCCGGCCCATGTGAAGCTGGAAGACGAGCCGGTTGTCGGCGGCGCCTACCGCATCGTCAAGCGGCTCAAGGGGCAGGAGATCCTCCTGGAGCGCCGCGAAGAGTACTACATGCAGAATGGCAAGCAGATCCGCGAGAAGCCCCGCTTCAAGACGGTCCGGCTCCGCGTTCTGGAGGACCGCAACACCGCTCTCCTGGCGTTCAAGAACGGCGACATCGAAGACATCGAGTTGCAGCCCAACCAGTGGGTGACGCAGACGACGGACGACGAGTTCTACCGGCTGGGGACCAAGGTCCGCGGCACGGAATGGACGTACTACTACTTCGGCTGGAACACCAAGACCCCCTTCTTCTCCGACGCCCGGGTCCGTAAGGCGATGTCCTATGCGATGGACTACCGCGAGCTGCTCGAGGACCTGACCTACGGGCTCTACGAACAGTCGGTCGGCGAGTTCCACCCGACGTCGTGGATGGCCCCCGCGACGCCGCGGACGCCCTACAAACAGGACCTCGACAAGGCGGAAGACCTGCTCGATGAAGCGGGCTGGGTCGACAACGACAACGACGGCGTCCGCGAGAAAGTGATCGGCGGCAAGAAGGTGAAGTTCGAGTTTGAGATCATGTGCGCGAACGACGATCTGCGGATCAAGACCTGCACGATCCTCAAGAAGAACCTGGAGAACATCGGCGTCCGCTGCAACGTCCGTCCGACCGAGTTCACCGTCCTGCAGGAGAAGGCCCAGAAGCACGAATTCGAGGCCCAGTTTGCCGGATGGGGAACCGGGACCGATCCCAGCACCACCGAGAACCTCTGGAAGACCGGCGAGCAGCGGAACTACACGCAGTACTCGAATCCCGAAGTCGACAAGCTGTTCGACGAAGGGCGGAAGGAGTTCGACCTCGAGAAGCGGAAGGCGGTGTACCGCAAGATCGACGAGATCCTCTGGGAAGAGCAGCCTTACACCTGGCTCTACTACCGCAGCTCCTTCTACGGCTTCAACAAGCGGCTCCGGGGGTACATGTTCAGTCCCCGCGGTCCCTACAGCTACAGCCCCGGCGTCGATGCGTTCTGGGCGGTGAAGTGA
- a CDS encoding arylsulfatase, translated as MRRTVLCLSLLLVLVSVATTAAHAADPLPKPNIVLFLADDLGYGDVGCYGQKRIPTPNIDKLAAEGMRFTNYYAGATVCAPSRCVLMTGFHGGRTLIRGNSKLSLRAGDVTIAELLGKAGYLSGMFGKWGLGQENTSGLPTQQGFDKFYGYLDQHHAHNYYPSFLVEDRSRVKLRNVVPGDMDTLYGTGVASEKVDYAPDLIQAQALQFLEQHQKERFFLYLPTTLPHANNEGKNAGMEIPDLGEFKDKDWPENEKAFAAMVARMDRDLGQVMQKLKDLGIDDQTIVIFTSDNGPHREGGHDPDFFQSNGGLRGIKRAMYDGGLRVPFVVRWPGKIAPGTVSHHISYHGDVAATACELAGVPPLNDWDSLSLVPTLVQDPTRQREHEYLYWEFYEGKVAQAARMGKWKGVRYEGADNPIELYDLESDPQESRDVAKSTPDIVRHMAGIFYEAHEPGLYWSLDGKRPPNIPDPRPEREPTPAGAPSPPGKKPIGPEPAPAGKPKTPMPPEPRPGATPQPSMPLRPKAKPAESKPEPDAEKPVEAEKAKPKAGTAKPR; from the coding sequence ATGCGCCGAACCGTCCTTTGCCTTTCACTGCTGCTCGTCCTGGTCTCGGTGGCCACCACCGCCGCGCACGCGGCCGATCCACTCCCCAAACCGAACATCGTCCTGTTCCTGGCGGATGACCTCGGCTACGGCGACGTCGGCTGCTACGGCCAGAAACGGATCCCCACCCCGAACATCGACAAACTTGCCGCCGAAGGAATGCGGTTCACGAACTACTACGCGGGTGCGACAGTCTGCGCCCCCTCCCGCTGCGTCCTGATGACCGGGTTCCACGGCGGCCGGACCCTCATCCGCGGGAACTCCAAGCTCAGCCTGCGGGCGGGGGACGTGACGATCGCGGAACTTCTCGGAAAGGCCGGATACCTCAGCGGAATGTTCGGCAAGTGGGGCCTGGGGCAGGAGAACACCTCGGGCCTTCCGACCCAGCAGGGGTTCGACAAGTTCTACGGCTACCTCGACCAGCACCATGCCCACAACTACTACCCGTCGTTCCTGGTCGAAGACCGAAGCCGCGTGAAGCTCAGGAATGTGGTCCCCGGAGACATGGACACCCTCTACGGGACCGGCGTGGCGAGCGAAAAGGTCGACTACGCGCCGGACCTGATCCAGGCCCAGGCGCTGCAGTTCCTGGAGCAGCACCAGAAGGAGCGGTTCTTCCTCTACCTGCCGACCACCCTGCCGCACGCCAACAACGAGGGGAAGAACGCCGGGATGGAGATCCCGGACTTGGGCGAGTTCAAGGACAAGGACTGGCCCGAAAACGAGAAGGCGTTCGCCGCCATGGTCGCCCGGATGGACCGCGACCTCGGGCAGGTGATGCAGAAGCTCAAGGATCTGGGGATCGACGACCAGACGATCGTGATCTTCACCTCGGACAACGGGCCGCACCGCGAAGGGGGGCACGATCCCGACTTCTTCCAGTCGAATGGCGGCCTGCGGGGGATCAAGCGGGCGATGTATGACGGCGGGCTGCGCGTCCCGTTCGTCGTCCGCTGGCCCGGCAAGATCGCTCCCGGAACGGTTTCGCACCACATCAGCTACCACGGTGACGTTGCCGCGACCGCCTGCGAGCTGGCGGGTGTCCCTCCGCTCAACGACTGGGATAGCCTGAGCCTGGTCCCGACGCTCGTTCAGGACCCGACCCGCCAGCGGGAGCACGAGTACCTGTATTGGGAGTTCTACGAGGGGAAGGTCGCGCAGGCCGCCCGGATGGGGAAATGGAAGGGAGTCCGCTACGAAGGCGCGGACAACCCGATCGAGTTGTATGACCTGGAGAGCGACCCGCAGGAGTCGCGGGACGTCGCCAAGTCGACGCCGGACATTGTCCGCCACATGGCGGGGATCTTTTACGAGGCTCACGAGCCGGGCCTCTACTGGTCGCTCGACGGCAAGCGGCCGCCAAACATTCCCGATCCGCGTCCGGAACGCGAGCCGACACCGGCCGGCGCGCCTTCTCCGCCGGGGAAGAAGCCGATCGGGCCGGAACCGGCGCCTGCGGGCAAACCGAAGACGCCGATGCCGCCGGAACCCCGTCCCGGCGCGACTCCGCAGCCGAGCATGCCGCTCCGACCGAAGGCGAAGCCGGCGGAATCCAAGCCCGAGCCGGACGCCGAGAAGCCCGTTGAGGCGGAGAAGGCGAAGCCCAAGGCGGGAACGGCGAAGCCCCGGTGA